In a single window of the Dysgonomonas mossii genome:
- the fucP gene encoding L-fucose:H+ symporter permease, giving the protein MKTNNKNKYTITLALIFSLFFIWAISSNLLPTMIRQLMKTFELSAFEASLTEASYWMAYFIFPIPIAMFMKRFSYKAGIIVGLLIAATGGLLFFPAASIQQYWAYLAIFFIIATGMCFLETAANPYVTALGSPETAPRRLNLAQSFNGLGAFIAAMFLSKLVLSGNDYSRETIPTDYSGGWEGFVQLETDAMKLPYLILAGILIVIAIIFIFSHLPKIKEGDREEGDIKGEKLIDFGVLKRSHLRWGVIAQFFYNGGQTALNAMFLIYCCKYVGLSESTATTYFGFYMLAFLLGRWIGTMLMVKFKPQSMLVIYALVNIMLCAVIMIFGGMTGIYAMLGVSFFMSIMYPTQFSLALEGLGSKTKSGSAFLVMAIVGNVVLPPLTGHLMDLNERLYHIAYIIPLVCFIVCAYYGWKGYKIIN; this is encoded by the coding sequence ATGAAAACAAATAACAAAAACAAATATACCATAACTCTAGCGCTTATATTCAGTTTGTTTTTTATATGGGCTATAAGCAGTAACTTATTGCCTACAATGATAAGGCAGCTGATGAAAACCTTTGAGCTTTCTGCATTCGAAGCATCTCTGACTGAGGCTTCTTATTGGATGGCTTATTTTATATTCCCTATACCAATAGCAATGTTTATGAAACGCTTTAGTTACAAAGCCGGAATTATTGTTGGACTGTTGATTGCTGCTACAGGAGGATTATTGTTTTTTCCGGCAGCATCTATACAACAATACTGGGCTTATCTGGCTATCTTCTTTATTATTGCAACAGGTATGTGTTTTCTCGAAACAGCAGCCAATCCTTACGTAACTGCTTTAGGAAGTCCAGAAACAGCTCCTCGCAGGCTCAATCTTGCCCAGTCATTTAATGGGTTGGGTGCATTCATTGCAGCAATGTTCCTTAGTAAACTGGTATTGAGCGGCAATGACTATAGTAGAGAAACTATCCCTACCGATTATTCTGGTGGATGGGAAGGTTTTGTACAACTCGAAACAGATGCGATGAAGCTACCATACTTAATTCTCGCAGGTATTTTAATTGTAATTGCGATTATCTTTATATTTTCTCATTTACCCAAAATTAAAGAAGGTGACCGTGAGGAGGGAGATATTAAAGGCGAAAAACTGATTGATTTTGGTGTGCTGAAGCGTTCTCACTTGCGCTGGGGTGTTATAGCCCAATTCTTTTACAATGGTGGACAGACTGCCCTGAATGCTATGTTCCTGATTTATTGTTGCAAATATGTAGGACTTTCGGAAAGTACAGCTACTACATATTTCGGGTTCTATATGCTGGCATTTTTGTTGGGACGCTGGATCGGAACAATGTTGATGGTAAAATTCAAGCCTCAGAGTATGTTGGTTATATATGCTCTTGTTAATATTATGTTATGTGCTGTAATTATGATATTTGGAGGTATGACAGGTATATATGCGATGCTTGGGGTATCATTCTTTATGTCGATCATGTACCCTACTCAATTTTCTCTTGCTCTGGAGGGATTAGGGAGTAAAACAAAGAGTGGTTCGGCTTTCCTTGTTATGGCTATTGTCGGCAATGTTGTGCTACCTCCATTAACAGGACATTTAATGGACTTGAATGAACGCTTGTACCACATAGCTTATATAATTCCTCTTGTATGCTTTATTGTATGTGCCTATTATGGTTGGAAGGGCTATAAGATTATAAATTAA
- a CDS encoding L-rhamnose mutarotase: MEKKEFGYTSKRYDFPTKRYYQTLDLKNDANLIEMYRQRHQKGFYWDEVGAGIREIGVLEMEIFIYNQHLVMVVETALDFDWEKSFEKLSEMPIQIKWEEYMAIFQDADSKASSSEKWQRMERIFQLP, encoded by the coding sequence ATGGAAAAAAAGGAATTTGGTTATACTTCAAAAAGATATGATTTTCCAACTAAACGTTATTATCAGACTTTAGATCTAAAAAATGATGCCAATCTGATAGAAATGTATAGGCAGCGTCATCAAAAGGGATTCTATTGGGACGAAGTTGGAGCAGGTATCCGTGAAATAGGAGTTCTTGAGATGGAAATATTTATATACAATCAACATTTGGTTATGGTTGTGGAAACTGCCTTAGACTTCGATTGGGAAAAATCTTTTGAGAAATTATCAGAAATGCCGATACAAATCAAGTGGGAGGAATATATGGCTATATTTCAAGATGCGGATTCGAAAGCCTCATCATCTGAAAAATGGCAAAGAATGGAGCGGATTTTTCAGCTGCCTTAG
- a CDS encoding alpha-L-fucosidase, which produces MKKNIQRLTYIWLGILLMSCSATKHETLLEGRYSPTWQSLSQYKQAPDWFRDAKFGIWAHWGPQCQPEQGDWYARDMYMEGTHKYKWHVENYGHPSEFGFKDVINLWKADEWNPDQLMDLYYKAGARYFFTLGNHHDNFDLWESKYQTWNSVNLGPRKDIVGAWEKAARKHNLHFGISIHSAHAWTWYETAQRADKEGSKVGIPYDGKLTKKDGKGKWWEGYDPQELYVQNHALSKESEDNWKIHSQWAWGNGASVPSDEYCQNFLDRNIDVINKYNPDLIYYDDTSLPLWPISDVGLKILSHFYNKSLKYNNGKNEAVAFAKILTDEQKNALVWDVEKGIPDKIQEKPWQTCTCLGVWHYDRSIYENNHYKSAKTVIHMLIDIISKNGNLLLSIPQRGDGTIDDKELKILEDIAAWMAVNNDGVYGTRPWKVFGEGPVAEAPNPIQAQGFNEGKHQPYTSEDIRFVTKGNALYAHVLAWPENGKVVIKSLSDGNSLYPKTIHNIEMVGNDGKIKYSRTKEGLVIELPENTDKKAISILLKII; this is translated from the coding sequence ATGAAAAAAAATATTCAAAGATTAACTTACATTTGGCTTGGGATCCTACTGATGTCTTGTTCGGCGACAAAGCATGAAACGTTGTTGGAAGGGAGATATAGCCCCACTTGGCAGTCGCTTTCTCAATATAAGCAGGCTCCAGATTGGTTTCGTGATGCAAAATTTGGAATTTGGGCACATTGGGGACCTCAATGCCAACCGGAACAGGGTGACTGGTATGCCAGAGATATGTATATGGAAGGGACTCATAAATATAAATGGCATGTTGAAAACTATGGACATCCTTCAGAATTTGGATTCAAAGATGTAATCAATTTATGGAAAGCCGATGAATGGAATCCTGACCAACTGATGGATTTATATTATAAGGCAGGAGCGCGTTATTTCTTTACACTCGGAAACCATCATGATAACTTTGATCTCTGGGAAAGCAAATACCAGACATGGAACTCAGTGAACTTAGGCCCACGCAAAGATATTGTCGGTGCATGGGAAAAAGCAGCCAGAAAGCATAATCTGCATTTTGGAATCAGTATCCATTCTGCTCATGCGTGGACATGGTATGAAACGGCGCAAAGAGCCGATAAAGAAGGATCCAAAGTTGGTATACCGTATGATGGGAAATTAACAAAAAAAGATGGAAAAGGAAAATGGTGGGAAGGTTACGATCCTCAGGAGTTATATGTACAAAACCATGCATTGAGTAAAGAAAGTGAAGATAACTGGAAAATCCACAGTCAATGGGCGTGGGGGAATGGAGCATCAGTTCCTTCAGATGAATATTGCCAGAACTTCCTTGACAGAAATATTGATGTCATAAACAAGTACAACCCCGATCTGATTTACTATGACGACACAAGCTTGCCACTATGGCCGATAAGTGATGTGGGGCTAAAGATTTTATCGCACTTCTATAACAAAAGCTTAAAATATAATAATGGAAAAAATGAAGCCGTTGCATTTGCTAAAATATTGACCGATGAGCAAAAAAACGCTTTGGTTTGGGATGTGGAGAAAGGTATTCCGGATAAGATTCAAGAAAAACCATGGCAAACATGTACCTGCCTCGGAGTTTGGCATTATGATCGATCTATTTATGAAAATAACCATTATAAATCGGCCAAGACGGTGATACATATGCTAATTGATATTATAAGTAAAAACGGGAACTTATTGTTAAGTATTCCCCAGAGAGGAGATGGCACAATAGATGATAAAGAGTTGAAAATACTGGAAGATATTGCAGCCTGGATGGCTGTAAATAATGACGGCGTATATGGGACTCGCCCATGGAAGGTGTTTGGAGAAGGACCGGTTGCCGAGGCACCTAACCCTATACAAGCTCAGGGATTTAATGAAGGTAAACACCAACCTTACACATCAGAAGATATCCGTTTTGTGACTAAAGGAAATGCTCTGTATGCGCATGTATTGGCATGGCCAGAGAATGGCAAAGTTGTAATAAAGTCTCTGTCTGATGGGAATAGTTTGTACCCTAAAACGATTCATAATATAGAAATGGTGGGTAATGATGGGAAAATAAAATATTCCAGAACAAAAGAAGGCTTGGTTATTGAATTACCTGAAAATACAGATAAAAAGGCCATATCTATCTTATTGAAAATTATTTAA
- a CDS encoding peptidase E yields MRKLFLSSFKDVASLLIDFAKEDIKGKTVTFIPTASINEKVKFYVESARKAFEKMGLVVDELELTKATSKDILNKLKKNDYIYVSGGNTFFLLEELKRTGADKIIIDEINSGKLYIGESAGAMIVSPNVEYVKDMDDCKMASGLNTFEALNIIDFYPVPHHTNFPFAKAVEKIIAKYESKINLYPINNSQVILVEKDNIRVVGK; encoded by the coding sequence ATGAGAAAATTATTTCTGTCCTCTTTCAAAGATGTAGCATCTTTATTGATAGATTTTGCAAAAGAAGACATAAAAGGGAAAACCGTAACTTTCATCCCAACTGCGAGTATTAATGAAAAGGTAAAGTTTTACGTTGAATCAGCACGTAAAGCATTCGAAAAGATGGGTTTAGTAGTAGACGAGTTAGAGTTAACAAAGGCTACTAGTAAGGATATACTGAACAAGTTGAAAAAAAATGATTATATCTACGTTTCGGGAGGAAATACATTCTTTTTACTTGAAGAGTTAAAGAGAACAGGAGCAGATAAGATAATTATAGATGAAATTAATTCGGGAAAATTGTATATTGGCGAATCCGCAGGAGCAATGATTGTGTCTCCAAATGTTGAATATGTTAAGGATATGGATGATTGTAAGATGGCATCAGGTCTAAATACATTCGAAGCTTTGAATATAATTGATTTTTATCCGGTGCCTCACCATACAAACTTTCCGTTTGCTAAAGCAGTGGAGAAAATAATAGCTAAATATGAATCAAAAATAAATTTATATCCGATTAATAACTCTCAAGTTATTTTAGTAGAAAAAGATAATATTCGGGTTGTTGGTAAATAA
- a CDS encoding hybrid sensor histidine kinase/response regulator has protein sequence MVETPEKNIRFKAVLIYLIVALICCGMLIYIYKLRDDIDDQKRSVLQYYKELSLVNKLIDSVNASQLEVNLYVSSKQVKHYKLFNERLNIVECLMDSLSHINPLHNEKLQQINNLLVKKGVIVSNLNKQFSNKNPIESINEVLKEIDPVIRKDTVLVTATIQDTIIYSGSKKGFWKKLGELFSSSKGSDTVTSITTAKLDTLTMPKNDTLHIVSEVTEIAEQAKDDYVKRIISIESNLSNLIVADQEISSEITTLLIGLYNQTVQTRLDEIQKSEQLIRDNNTYSIISSIVSLILIFIFILLIISDVNKSYRLRKNLEQANRRVKQILDSRHKLLLSISHDIKTPLNSILGTLELKETRYNFLSDEIRTMKDSGQYILALLGNLLEFSSIEQGTSNISNRIFNLRDLCQQIVEMFIPLANKKKLKLSYSFGFYENLILSSDSLKIKQILINILSNSIKYTSEGSVQFDVKYSNSILYCIIEDTGVGIPENQIKNIFLPFSRIDQNSHLSEGSGFGLYVVKGLVDLLKGSIKVSSQEGTGSRTEISIPVSEVFVKDSFIPKRILVVDDDMSYLIIIRNMLLSLGHIPSTCNNIDEFDAIVAEIGQYDEILTDMEMETFSGIDVLNRIKYSGINIPITIVTAREDVDYDDFIRMGFKAYVKKPVSISDLKLLFGGQIKDERKTGFSSLNKMLEEDSDALHEVLISFVQSTAENVSRLKQALLESDFNTAQLIGHKMQPMFIQLAAVDKLDILKKLDAHRLDATAMYPDWESDVFEFIEYAEQIINDVQNYLDSH, from the coding sequence ATGGTAGAAACTCCCGAGAAAAATATAAGATTCAAAGCTGTGCTTATATATTTAATCGTAGCTCTTATTTGTTGCGGAATGCTCATTTATATATATAAACTTAGAGACGATATCGATGATCAAAAAAGGAGTGTTTTGCAGTACTATAAGGAGTTGTCACTTGTAAACAAGCTGATTGATTCTGTAAACGCATCACAATTGGAAGTAAACCTTTATGTGTCCTCGAAACAAGTAAAGCATTATAAACTCTTTAATGAAAGATTAAATATTGTTGAATGTTTAATGGATTCTCTAAGTCATATAAATCCACTACACAATGAGAAACTACAGCAGATCAATAATCTTTTGGTAAAGAAAGGAGTAATTGTATCAAATTTGAATAAGCAGTTTAGCAATAAAAATCCAATCGAGTCAATAAATGAAGTATTAAAAGAAATTGATCCTGTTATCAGAAAAGATACTGTTTTAGTTACTGCTACCATACAAGATACTATAATCTATTCGGGCTCTAAAAAAGGTTTTTGGAAAAAACTGGGTGAATTATTTTCATCATCAAAAGGATCAGATACTGTAACTTCTATTACTACAGCCAAATTGGATACATTGACCATGCCCAAGAATGATACACTCCATATAGTATCAGAAGTCACAGAAATAGCCGAACAAGCTAAAGACGATTATGTAAAACGAATTATATCAATCGAAAGCAATTTAAGTAATCTAATTGTAGCAGACCAAGAAATTTCTTCTGAGATTACAACATTGCTTATTGGTTTGTATAACCAGACCGTGCAGACAAGACTTGATGAAATTCAGAAAAGCGAACAACTTATACGAGATAATAATACTTACTCTATTATAAGCAGTATTGTTTCTCTTATCCTGATTTTTATATTCATATTGCTTATAATAAGTGATGTAAATAAAAGTTATAGGTTGCGAAAGAATCTAGAGCAGGCAAACCGAAGAGTCAAGCAGATTCTGGATAGCCGTCATAAGTTATTACTGTCTATTTCTCATGATATTAAAACGCCTCTTAATTCTATACTCGGAACCTTAGAATTAAAAGAAACAAGGTATAATTTCCTTTCTGATGAGATTCGTACAATGAAGGATTCGGGACAATATATTCTTGCACTTTTAGGTAATTTATTAGAATTTTCGAGTATTGAGCAAGGTACCTCGAACATATCGAATCGTATATTTAATTTGCGTGACTTGTGTCAGCAGATAGTCGAAATGTTTATTCCTTTAGCCAATAAGAAGAAGCTAAAATTGTCTTATTCATTTGGATTCTATGAGAATTTGATATTGTCATCTGATTCTTTAAAAATCAAGCAGATACTAATAAATATCTTATCTAATTCGATTAAGTATACATCTGAAGGTTCCGTTCAATTTGATGTGAAATATTCTAATTCCATATTATATTGCATTATAGAAGATACGGGCGTAGGTATTCCTGAAAATCAAATAAAAAATATATTTCTACCATTTAGCCGGATAGATCAAAATTCTCATTTATCCGAAGGCTCAGGATTTGGTCTGTACGTAGTTAAGGGGTTAGTCGATTTACTAAAAGGGAGTATAAAAGTTTCTTCTCAGGAAGGGACAGGCTCGAGAACTGAAATATCTATTCCTGTAAGCGAGGTCTTTGTAAAGGATAGTTTCATTCCTAAGAGAATATTAGTGGTAGACGACGATATGTCTTATCTGATTATTATTCGTAATATGTTATTAAGCCTAGGGCATATACCTTCTACTTGTAACAATATAGATGAATTTGACGCGATAGTAGCTGAGATTGGTCAATATGATGAGATCTTGACAGATATGGAAATGGAGACTTTTAGCGGTATTGATGTTTTAAATAGGATAAAATACAGTGGAATAAATATACCGATTACAATAGTCACAGCCCGAGAAGATGTCGATTATGATGACTTTATAAGAATGGGCTTTAAAGCCTATGTTAAAAAGCCTGTGTCAATAAGTGATCTAAAATTATTATTTGGAGGGCAAATAAAAGATGAAAGGAAGACTGGTTTTAGTTCGCTTAATAAAATGCTGGAAGAAGATTCTGATGCTTTACATGAGGTTCTGATATCTTTTGTTCAATCTACAGCAGAAAACGTGAGTCGGCTTAAGCAGGCTCTCCTTGAGAGTGATTTTAATACGGCTCAACTTATTGGTCATAAAATGCAGCCAATGTTTATACAACTTGCGGCTGTTGATAAATTAGATATATTGAAGAAACTAGATGCACATCGTTTAGATGCTACTGCAATGTATCCCGATTGGGAGAGCGATGTCTTTGAATTTATCGAATATGCCGAACAAATAATAAATGATGTTCAAAATTATTTGGATTCTCATTAA
- a CDS encoding sigma-54-dependent transcriptional regulator — translation MASKVLIIEDDNTFGIVLKKWFNKNGFDPLVRSTVDEAKKDLLKVDFSLIITDLRLPDGDGIMLLTWIREKKINTPVIVMTSYGEVQSAVSAIKLGAFDYMEKPINPEVLKSKIEEALNHTPIQTSKETLSTTRIVYGTSDLSKQMYEHIQLVAPTHLSVLIRGESGTGKEYTAKMIHDYSQRKQAQFIAVDCGSLSKELAPSELFGHLKGSFTSAIADKKGVFEQAEGGTVFLDEVGNLSYEVQVQLLRAIQERKIRPVGSATDIKVDVRMIVATNENLETAITEGRFREDLYHRLNEFTLIVPPLRERKDDIVLFANSFLTDANKELERKVERFSEECMSILKEYHWPGNLRELRNVIRRTVLFTKGTEITPDLLPEFIQIPKQTEQILLPIDEREQIIKALKITKGNKTKAANLLNIDRKTLYNKMHQYGMEI, via the coding sequence ATGGCTTCCAAAGTTTTAATTATTGAAGATGACAATACATTCGGAATTGTCCTAAAAAAATGGTTTAATAAAAATGGATTTGATCCTTTGGTTAGATCGACTGTAGACGAAGCTAAAAAAGATTTATTAAAAGTTGATTTCTCGTTAATCATCACAGACCTAAGACTTCCTGATGGAGATGGTATAATGTTACTGACTTGGATCAGAGAGAAGAAAATTAATACTCCTGTTATTGTTATGACGAGCTACGGAGAAGTTCAAAGTGCAGTCTCTGCAATTAAACTTGGAGCTTTTGATTATATGGAAAAACCCATAAACCCGGAAGTTCTAAAATCAAAAATAGAAGAGGCTTTAAATCATACTCCTATTCAAACATCAAAAGAAACACTTTCTACTACACGTATCGTTTATGGTACCAGTGATTTATCCAAACAGATGTATGAGCATATACAACTCGTAGCACCGACACATTTGTCTGTACTTATAAGAGGAGAAAGCGGCACCGGAAAAGAATATACGGCTAAAATGATACATGATTACAGTCAAAGAAAACAAGCTCAGTTTATAGCTGTGGATTGTGGTAGCTTATCAAAAGAATTAGCCCCAAGTGAACTGTTTGGACATCTTAAAGGATCTTTTACCTCTGCTATTGCAGATAAGAAGGGTGTATTTGAGCAAGCAGAGGGAGGTACTGTTTTTCTTGATGAAGTCGGAAATTTGTCATATGAGGTTCAGGTTCAGTTATTAAGAGCCATACAGGAGCGAAAAATACGCCCGGTGGGTTCTGCCACAGACATAAAAGTAGATGTAAGAATGATAGTTGCAACGAATGAAAATTTGGAAACAGCTATCACCGAAGGACGTTTCCGAGAAGATCTGTACCATAGATTAAATGAATTTACACTCATAGTTCCACCTTTGCGCGAGCGAAAAGATGATATTGTTCTTTTTGCAAATAGCTTCTTAACTGATGCCAATAAAGAATTGGAACGAAAAGTGGAGCGATTTTCGGAAGAATGTATGTCGATACTAAAAGAATACCACTGGCCCGGAAATCTGCGAGAATTAAGAAATGTAATACGTAGAACAGTATTGTTTACGAAAGGAACAGAAATTACTCCAGACCTTTTACCTGAGTTTATCCAAATCCCGAAACAAACAGAGCAAATCTTATTACCAATAGATGAACGGGAGCAAATTATCAAAGCCTTAAAAATAACAAAGGGAAATAAAACGAAAGCAGCTAACCTACTCAATATTGATAGAAAAACCCTTTACAATAAAATGCATCAATATGGTATGGAAATTTAA
- a CDS encoding ABC transporter permease, with translation MSIKESIKTNQLYQLFKTQFLLTIREPEVLFWGMIFPVLISIGLGLAFTQQTESKFNVILVEKNKTELDSLLHIYGTNVQSKDGNVLNWKISNKELGNTVFKFSQSDWDSAIISLKRGEADVIVTDSLGKAIYHFDPLNTQSQLAYMKLSALVKSPDLTMNAENTNIEPLTLLGVRYIDFLIPGLIAFGLMSSIMWGISYTIIERRSQKLLRRMVATPMKKSNFLFALMFVRILMNVVESLILLFFAWLIFDIHIQGNIGALIVLFLAGNLAFTGIAILVASRTTKTEVGTGWINAVQMPMMLLSGIFFSYHNFPEWSISTIKLLPLTALTDGIRSIFNEGAGWMEVIYPTCTLSALGIICFVIGMKLFKWN, from the coding sequence ATGTCAATAAAGGAATCAATCAAAACCAATCAACTATATCAACTTTTCAAGACCCAGTTTTTATTAACAATCCGTGAACCGGAAGTTCTTTTTTGGGGTATGATCTTTCCTGTACTCATCTCCATCGGATTGGGTTTGGCTTTTACACAGCAAACGGAATCAAAATTTAATGTTATTCTTGTAGAAAAGAATAAAACAGAATTAGATTCACTCCTCCATATTTATGGAACAAATGTACAAAGTAAAGATGGGAACGTCCTAAATTGGAAAATTAGTAACAAAGAACTGGGTAATACCGTATTTAAGTTCTCACAAAGCGACTGGGATTCTGCTATCATTTCATTAAAGAGGGGCGAAGCAGATGTGATTGTTACAGACTCGTTGGGAAAGGCCATCTATCATTTCGACCCGCTCAATACTCAGTCTCAATTAGCATATATGAAACTTTCAGCATTGGTAAAATCACCCGATTTAACCATGAATGCAGAAAACACCAATATAGAACCATTAACATTACTAGGTGTTCGTTATATTGACTTCCTCATACCAGGGCTAATTGCTTTCGGATTGATGAGTTCTATTATGTGGGGAATTAGTTATACAATTATCGAACGAAGATCCCAGAAATTGTTAAGACGGATGGTTGCAACACCCATGAAGAAGTCGAATTTCTTGTTTGCATTGATGTTTGTACGTATTCTCATGAATGTAGTTGAGTCTCTGATTCTTCTGTTTTTCGCATGGCTAATATTCGATATTCATATCCAGGGAAACATCGGAGCGTTGATTGTCTTATTTTTGGCCGGAAACCTTGCGTTTACAGGAATCGCCATCTTAGTTGCATCCCGTACTACTAAAACGGAGGTGGGCACAGGATGGATTAATGCTGTACAAATGCCTATGATGCTGTTATCGGGAATCTTCTTTAGTTACCATAATTTCCCCGAGTGGAGCATCAGTACTATTAAGTTACTTCCGCTAACTGCACTAACAGATGGAATACGTAGCATTTTTAATGAGGGAGCAGGATGGATGGAAGTGATTTATCCTACTTGTACTTTATCAGCTCTTGGAATTATCTGCTTCGTTATAGGTATGAAACTATTTAAATGGAATTGA